A segment of the Mangrovimonas sp. YM274 genome:
AACGCACCTTGAACACACTGATTGAAAGCACGTTAAAAACAAATCGTTATAAATGATTAATAGCTAATTTAATTCCTGAGGCTTTGCATAGTCAGAAATAAGATTCCGAATATAAAAAAAATGCCTATTAACATACCATTAACATTGGCATAATAGATTAAATGCATTAATCTTCGACGAAGTGAATTAGGAGTGTTTGTAAGAAAAATTATTACATTTTTTTAATAAGAATATACACCGGAAAATGATCACTAAATCCTCCTTTGTATTTGTTCCCAACATAGGTCCTGTAGGGCTGCCCACTATACTTCCCCTTATACTGAGCTAAAAATTTGTCATTGAATATTTTAGCATAACCAAACTTATACACCCCTTGCTTGGATTCAAAGAAATTTATTGAGCATAAAATCTGATCGAAAAGGTTCCAATGGAACTGGAAATTAATGCTGCCATGATCCAAATCCAACAACGTTTCCATAGGATTAAAAAGCATGTCATTTTTCACAAGACTTCTAATACTCTCATCATCTGGATTATCATTGAAATCTCCTAATATAACAACCTTTGGATCCTCATAATTTAATCGTAATTGAACCAGTATTTCCGATACCATTTCGGCGGCTGCCATCCGTTTATATGCGGATTCACCTTCTCCTTCCCTTCGGGACGGCCAATGGTTTACAATAAAGTGCATTTGTTCACCGTCTAAAGTACCACTTACCAATAAAATATCACGCGTATAATCTCTAATACCATTTTCATCTTCTATAAAAACGGTA
Coding sequences within it:
- a CDS encoding endonuclease/exonuclease/phosphatase family protein yields the protein MQQIIAFYNIENMFDVEDDPYTNDDDFLPAADRHWTQKRYERKIYKIGSAIAKIGKHETKGPPAIVGLAEIENDTVLEDLVRSPDLKHHDYGYVHYDSPDTRGIDVALLYDKEVFQVSASERFTVFIEDENGIRDYTRDILLVSGTLDGEQMHFIVNHWPSRREGEGESAYKRMAAAEMVSEILVQLRLNYEDPKVVILGDFNDNPDDESIRSLVKNDMLFNPMETLLDLDHGSINFQFHWNLFDQILCSINFFESKQGVYKFGYAKIFNDKFLAQYKGKYSGQPYRTYVGNKYKGGFSDHFPVYILIKKM